From a single Candidatus Brevundimonas phytovorans genomic region:
- the greA gene encoding transcription elongation factor GreA encodes MEKVPMTAEGYRVLDEQLKQLKQVERPSVIAAISEAREHGDLSENAEYHAAKERQGWIEGSIADIEDKLSRAQVIDVSKLSGSQVKFGATVTFVDEDTEEEGVYQIVGEHEADVKLGKISIASPIARALISKKVGDVVEVNTPGGVKAYEILKVEWK; translated from the coding sequence ATGGAAAAAGTGCCGATGACGGCCGAGGGCTACCGTGTCCTCGACGAACAGTTGAAGCAATTGAAGCAGGTCGAACGGCCGAGCGTCATCGCGGCCATCTCCGAGGCCCGCGAACACGGCGACCTGTCCGAAAACGCCGAGTATCACGCCGCCAAGGAACGCCAGGGCTGGATCGAAGGCTCGATCGCCGACATCGAGGACAAGCTGTCGCGCGCCCAGGTGATCGACGTCTCCAAGCTGTCGGGCAGCCAGGTCAAGTTCGGCGCCACCGTCACCTTCGTGGACGAAGACACCGAGGAAGAGGGCGTCTATCAGATCGTCGGCGAACACGAAGCCGATGTGAAGCTGGGCAAGATCTCCATCGCCTCGCCGATCGCCCGCGCCCTGATCTCGAAAAAGGTCGGCGACGTGGTCGAGGTCAACACGCCCGGCGGCGTGAAGGCCTATGAAATCCTCAAGGTCGAGTGGAAATAA
- a CDS encoding acyltransferase, translating into MTLTSAAPPAASKTRGGALDALRFVAALFVVVFHFGDAAPISLQSMHGFLGRGYLATDFFLILSGFVLAKAYGAGVASRKVSLARFWLKRLARCYPTHIITLAMLVVMVLAAGALGMQASNEGRFDLSGLPAQILLLHAFGLGGGHWNIPSWTISTLLICYAFFPMLWRTMLRINSVCISLGLAIGIVVGANALSLALLGEQQFSLPFQWCMFRAAPLFLVGLALARAVQTGRWTAGAARIVGFGGGAVLLANAWWVGPDLINILAIGAVIIGCGASPVTKPIPGAEWGAKVSFCLFMVHTITGAVWFDVVEPLAARLHPAIESVAWEAWAMWFGALVFTLVASDLYNRLIDEPIQKWIGRKWFARPVTSRPDPRPTAEQSA; encoded by the coding sequence ATGACCCTGACCTCCGCCGCCCCGCCCGCCGCCTCCAAAACGCGTGGCGGCGCGCTCGACGCCCTGAGATTTGTCGCCGCCCTGTTCGTGGTGGTGTTTCATTTCGGGGATGCGGCGCCGATCTCGCTGCAGTCGATGCATGGCTTTCTGGGACGCGGCTATCTGGCCACCGACTTCTTCCTGATCCTGTCGGGCTTCGTTCTGGCCAAGGCCTATGGCGCGGGCGTCGCCAGCCGCAAGGTGTCCCTGGCCCGGTTTTGGCTCAAGCGGCTGGCCCGCTGCTATCCCACCCATATCATCACCCTGGCCATGCTGGTCGTCATGGTGCTCGCCGCCGGGGCCCTGGGCATGCAGGCGAGCAATGAGGGCCGGTTTGACCTGTCCGGCCTGCCCGCCCAGATCCTGCTGCTGCATGCCTTCGGGCTGGGCGGCGGTCACTGGAACATTCCCAGCTGGACCATCTCGACCCTGCTGATCTGCTACGCCTTCTTCCCCATGCTGTGGCGGACCATGCTGAGGATCAACAGCGTCTGCATCAGTCTGGGGCTGGCGATCGGCATTGTCGTCGGCGCCAACGCCCTGAGCCTGGCCCTGCTGGGCGAGCAGCAGTTCAGCCTGCCCTTCCAGTGGTGCATGTTCCGCGCCGCGCCGCTCTTCCTGGTCGGGCTGGCGCTGGCGCGCGCGGTTCAGACGGGGCGCTGGACCGCCGGCGCGGCGCGGATCGTCGGCTTTGGCGGGGGGGCCGTCCTGCTGGCCAACGCCTGGTGGGTCGGGCCGGACCTGATCAACATCCTGGCCATCGGCGCCGTCATCATCGGCTGCGGCGCCTCGCCAGTGACCAAGCCCATCCCCGGCGCCGAATGGGGCGCCAAGGTGAGCTTCTGCCTGTTCATGGTCCACACCATCACCGGCGCCGTCTGGTTCGACGTGGTCGAGCCGCTGGCGGCCCGCCTGCATCCGGCGATCGAGAGCGTGGCCTGGGAGGCCTGGGCCATGTGGTTCGGCGCCCTGGTCTTCACCCTGGTCGCCTCGGACCTCTACAACCGCCTCATCGACGAACCGATCCAGAAATGGATTGGCCGCAAATGGTTCGCTCGCCCGGTTACTTCGCGTCCAGACCCACGTCCAACTGCGGAACAGAGTGCGTAA
- the nadC gene encoding carboxylating nicotinate-nucleotide diphosphorylase — translation MTRTLPDLLIEPVVRMALAEDLGRTGDVTAQACIPEEARMSAVFAARQAGVMAGGAVVRIAVHAMDPKAKVTVKVADGEAFEVGTVLVEVEADARALLAAERTALNLLGRMCGIATLTRTYVQAVAGTTVRIADTRKTTPGLRALEKHAVACGGGLNHRFGLDDAILIKDNHVAVCGGAGEAVRRAKAFAPHLMKVEVEVDSLAQLDEVLPERPDVIMLDNFNLDDLAEAVHRVKASAFGPVTLEASGGVNLTTVAGIAATGVDVISVGALTHSVPQLDVGLDAK, via the coding sequence ATGACCCGAACCTTGCCGGACCTGCTGATCGAACCCGTCGTGCGGATGGCCCTGGCCGAGGATCTGGGCCGCACCGGCGATGTGACGGCCCAGGCCTGCATCCCCGAGGAGGCGCGGATGAGCGCAGTCTTCGCCGCGCGTCAGGCGGGCGTGATGGCCGGCGGCGCCGTGGTGCGGATCGCGGTCCATGCCATGGACCCCAAGGCCAAGGTGACGGTGAAGGTCGCCGACGGCGAGGCCTTCGAGGTCGGGACCGTGCTGGTTGAGGTCGAGGCTGACGCCCGCGCCCTGCTGGCGGCGGAACGGACGGCGCTGAACCTGCTGGGCCGGATGTGCGGGATCGCCACCCTGACCCGGACCTATGTGCAGGCCGTGGCGGGAACAACTGTCCGCATCGCCGACACCCGCAAGACCACGCCCGGCCTGCGCGCGCTGGAGAAGCACGCGGTGGCCTGCGGCGGCGGTCTGAACCACCGCTTCGGACTGGATGACGCCATCCTGATCAAGGACAACCACGTCGCCGTCTGCGGCGGGGCGGGCGAGGCGGTGCGTCGCGCCAAGGCCTTCGCGCCCCACCTGATGAAGGTCGAGGTCGAGGTCGACAGCCTGGCTCAGCTGGACGAGGTCCTGCCGGAGCGCCCGGACGTCATCATGCTGGACAACTTCAACCTCGACGACCTGGCCGAGGCCGTGCACCGGGTGAAGGCCAGCGCCTTTGGTCCCGTGACGCTGGAGGCCTCAGGCGGGGTCAATCTGACGACCGTGGCGGGCATCGCCGCGACCGGGGTGGACGTGATCTCGGTGGGCGCCCTTACGCACTCTGTTCCGCAGTTGGACGTGGGTCTGGACGCGAAGTAA
- a CDS encoding TIGR00341 family protein: MTSAADPVRETRSYLRRLLAAARRGVDREAVEASVYDNGGLSGRYLMMTVISAAIAALGLMLSSPAVVIGAMLVSPMMGPIVALGFSLALLDWRRLKQSLTCLAVGMATALTVAILLTLLSPLKEPTSEILARTRPNFFDLLIAVFSGVAGAYAVIRQRGETIIGVAIATALMPPVATVGFGIGTGELSISVGAFYLFMTNLVAIALSATLTAGFYGFRPRLMERPSPWRGMAVLAVFVLLSIPLVISLRAIGLESRATAETRTAVADIFAGADSRITLLDARSEGRGVVVSALVSTKKLVADAQGQLQARLSAALHTPVTATLDQIVVADPQAAARAVQASTTSAADPTATLRTRLSDAVPFATDAVMVDAEGRRAIVLLRPDAGLDLASAYALEAGLRGRFEGVDVWVTPPVQELSVVDLSDAGARARAVWALTRWRASPAVRDCRPAPGAAVGEGQEPQPNAGEAFRAQLAAAGVSIRAEPGPECRRGDQNLARLSLG, encoded by the coding sequence ATGACCTCAGCCGCCGATCCGGTCCGTGAAACGCGCAGCTATCTGCGCCGTCTGCTGGCCGCAGCGCGGCGCGGGGTGGATCGGGAGGCGGTCGAGGCTTCGGTCTATGACAACGGCGGTTTGAGCGGCCGCTATTTGATGATGACGGTGATCTCGGCCGCCATCGCGGCCCTCGGTCTGATGCTGTCGTCACCAGCCGTGGTCATCGGGGCCATGCTGGTGTCGCCGATGATGGGGCCGATCGTGGCTCTGGGCTTTTCACTGGCCCTGCTGGACTGGCGTCGGCTGAAGCAGTCGCTGACCTGTCTGGCGGTCGGTATGGCGACGGCCCTGACGGTGGCCATTCTGCTGACCCTGCTGTCGCCGCTGAAGGAGCCGACCAGCGAGATTCTGGCGCGGACCCGGCCCAACTTCTTCGACCTGCTGATCGCGGTCTTTTCCGGGGTGGCGGGGGCCTATGCGGTGATCCGCCAGCGCGGCGAGACCATTATCGGCGTGGCCATCGCCACGGCCCTGATGCCGCCGGTGGCCACCGTCGGCTTCGGCATCGGCACGGGGGAGCTGTCGATCTCGGTGGGGGCCTTCTATCTGTTCATGACCAATCTGGTGGCCATCGCCCTGTCGGCGACGCTGACGGCGGGCTTCTACGGCTTCCGGCCGCGGCTGATGGAGCGGCCCTCGCCGTGGCGGGGGATGGCGGTGCTGGCGGTCTTCGTCCTGCTGTCGATCCCGCTGGTGATCTCGCTGAGGGCCATCGGACTGGAGAGCCGGGCCACGGCCGAGACGCGGACGGCGGTGGCCGACATCTTCGCCGGGGCGGATTCTCGCATCACCCTTCTGGACGCCCGCAGCGAGGGCCGTGGCGTGGTGGTTTCGGCTCTGGTCAGCACGAAGAAGCTGGTCGCCGACGCCCAAGGCCAGCTTCAGGCCCGGCTGTCGGCGGCCCTGCATACGCCGGTGACGGCGACCCTGGATCAGATCGTCGTGGCCGACCCGCAAGCCGCCGCGCGCGCGGTTCAGGCCAGCACCACCTCGGCGGCCGACCCCACGGCGACTCTGCGCACCCGCCTGTCCGACGCCGTGCCCTTCGCCACGGACGCGGTGATGGTGGACGCCGAGGGACGGCGCGCCATCGTCCTGCTGCGGCCCGACGCCGGGCTGGATCTGGCCAGCGCCTATGCCCTGGAGGCGGGACTGCGTGGACGCTTTGAAGGCGTGGATGTCTGGGTCACGCCGCCGGTTCAGGAACTGTCCGTGGTCGATCTGAGCGATGCAGGCGCGCGGGCGCGGGCGGTCTGGGCTCTGACCCGCTGGCGGGCCAGTCCCGCGGTGCGCGACTGCCGCCCTGCGCCGGGCGCAGCGGTCGGCGAAGGCCAGGAACCCCAGCCGAATGCGGGCGAGGCCTTTCGCGCCCAGCTGGCGGCGGCGGGCGTCTCGATCCGCGCTGAACCGGGGCCGGAGTGCCGTCGGGGCGATCAGAACCTGGCGCGGCTGTCGCTGGGCTAG
- a CDS encoding cell wall hydrolase has translation MLKGRLPQLKTTGRQALAMAPMAVAVSLAVMGLAMSASSSVRPDLDRTAEAVARATGGDLTPNGLKLIMARLDPGQLAIARRFDPALNLPELYDLTPGWESLTLGGKPSLDAGVSGVAAQQLNAAMPNALGALQPAKPFDLRPATEADRKRALRCLTQAVYYEAALEPSEGQEGVAQVVLNRVRDPNYPNTVCGVVYQGAERTAGCQFSFTCDGALSRAPIPWAWSRAARVAERALAGHVATRVGTATHYHADYVHPWWSPTLAKITQVGAHIFYRWKGAPGESAAFAQRSAGREPVIDEARFARPRILLAADSVEEALAGAAPNQLRTVEIDGQTRVVGIASLGGRRQASKDEIAAINERLKAYEAAPAVAVAPPPGVTAMAVEEVGKPAV, from the coding sequence ATGCTGAAAGGCCGACTGCCGCAGTTGAAGACGACCGGACGTCAGGCCCTGGCCATGGCGCCTATGGCGGTGGCCGTCAGTCTGGCGGTCATGGGTCTGGCCATGTCGGCCAGCTCCAGCGTGCGGCCTGATCTGGACCGCACCGCCGAGGCTGTGGCCCGCGCTACTGGCGGCGACCTGACCCCGAACGGCCTGAAACTGATCATGGCGCGGCTGGACCCCGGCCAGTTGGCCATCGCCCGCCGCTTCGACCCGGCGTTGAACCTGCCCGAGCTTTATGACCTGACGCCGGGGTGGGAGAGTCTGACCCTGGGCGGCAAGCCGTCTCTGGACGCCGGCGTCTCGGGCGTCGCCGCCCAGCAGTTGAACGCGGCCATGCCCAATGCCTTGGGCGCGTTGCAACCCGCGAAGCCCTTCGACCTGCGTCCCGCCACCGAGGCTGACCGCAAACGCGCCCTGCGCTGCCTGACCCAGGCCGTCTACTACGAGGCGGCGCTGGAGCCGAGCGAGGGGCAGGAGGGCGTGGCCCAGGTCGTGCTGAACCGCGTGCGCGACCCCAACTATCCCAACACGGTCTGCGGCGTGGTCTATCAGGGCGCCGAGCGGACTGCCGGCTGCCAGTTCAGCTTCACCTGCGACGGGGCGCTGAGCCGCGCCCCCATCCCCTGGGCCTGGTCCCGCGCCGCCCGCGTGGCCGAGCGCGCCCTGGCCGGCCATGTGGCGACGCGCGTGGGCACCGCGACCCACTATCACGCCGACTACGTCCATCCGTGGTGGTCGCCGACCCTGGCCAAGATCACCCAGGTCGGGGCGCACATCTTCTATCGCTGGAAGGGCGCGCCGGGCGAAAGCGCAGCCTTCGCCCAGAGGTCGGCGGGCCGCGAACCTGTCATCGACGAGGCCCGCTTCGCCCGGCCCCGCATCCTGCTGGCCGCCGACAGCGTCGAGGAGGCCTTGGCCGGCGCCGCGCCGAACCAGTTGCGCACCGTCGAGATTGACGGCCAGACCCGCGTGGTCGGCATCGCCAGCCTGGGCGGCCGCCGTCAGGCCAGCAAGGACGAAATCGCCGCCATCAACGAACGGCTGAAGGCCTATGAGGCGGCGCCCGCCGTCGCGGTCGCGCCTCCGCCCGGCGTCACCGCCATGGCGGTCGAGGAAGTGGGCAAGCCGGCGGTCTGA
- a CDS encoding glutathione S-transferase has translation MITVHHLNNSRSQRVLWLLEELGLPYEIKRYERNPATMLAPPELRAVHPLGKSPVLDDGEVRVAETGAIVEYLLDAYDPEGRLRPARGTAEGRRFTYWLHYAEGSAMPPLLLKLVFAQMPRRAPGLMRPLVKGIAAKAQTGFIDPQVKAHADWQEAELAATGWFAGPAFSAADIMMSFPLEAAASRAVDLAAYPHIARFLDAIHARPAWKRALERGGDYAYA, from the coding sequence ATGATCACCGTCCATCACCTGAACAACTCCCGCTCGCAACGCGTGCTCTGGCTGCTCGAAGAGCTGGGCCTGCCCTATGAGATCAAGCGCTATGAGCGAAACCCGGCCACCATGCTGGCCCCGCCCGAGCTGAGGGCGGTGCATCCGCTGGGCAAGTCGCCGGTTCTGGATGACGGCGAGGTCCGCGTGGCCGAGACCGGGGCCATCGTCGAATACCTGCTGGACGCCTATGACCCTGAGGGCCGGCTGCGGCCGGCGCGCGGCACGGCGGAGGGACGGCGCTTCACCTACTGGCTTCACTACGCCGAGGGCTCGGCCATGCCGCCCCTGCTGCTGAAGCTGGTCTTCGCCCAGATGCCACGGCGGGCGCCGGGGCTGATGCGGCCCCTGGTCAAGGGCATCGCCGCCAAGGCGCAGACCGGCTTCATCGACCCACAGGTGAAGGCCCACGCGGACTGGCAAGAGGCCGAACTGGCTGCGACCGGCTGGTTCGCCGGGCCGGCGTTCAGCGCCGCCGACATCATGATGAGCTTCCCGCTGGAGGCCGCCGCCAGCCGCGCCGTTGATCTGGCGGCCTATCCTCATATCGCGCGCTTCCTGGACGCCATCCATGCCCGTCCGGCCTGGAAACGCGCCCTGGAACGTGGCGGAGACTATGCCTATGCCTGA
- a CDS encoding mitochondrial fission ELM1 family protein: MSDGRTGIQNQALGLAEAVARLTPADIALKIVRWRPLFDRWPSSLKTPAMLAPGSFDPRAVTDWPDLWIATGRASLPLSARVRDWSGGKTFTVQTQDPRWKNSVYDLIVAPAHDGLAGDNVLEIVGSPHRITPSKLAEAAPAFSDRIAPLPHPRVAVMIGGRSKAFDLPPAHAVALADQIKTAIETANGSLLLTFSRRTPEAAKAVMTERLSALPGWIWDGTGDNPLFAMLDAADHVLVTEDSANMAAEAASTGKPVHVLPMIPLKPAGKFARLHADLMTHGAARPFDGSLQPWTYAPLNETERAARAVLEAMAARG, from the coding sequence GTGTCCGACGGCCGCACCGGCATCCAGAACCAGGCCCTGGGTCTGGCCGAGGCGGTCGCCCGCCTGACCCCCGCCGACATCGCCCTCAAGATCGTCCGCTGGCGGCCCCTGTTCGACCGCTGGCCGTCCAGCCTGAAGACCCCCGCCATGCTGGCGCCGGGCTCGTTTGATCCCCGCGCCGTGACCGACTGGCCCGATCTGTGGATCGCCACCGGGCGCGCCAGCCTGCCCCTGTCCGCCCGCGTGCGCGACTGGAGCGGCGGCAAGACCTTCACCGTCCAGACCCAGGACCCGCGCTGGAAGAACAGCGTCTATGACCTGATCGTCGCCCCGGCCCACGACGGTCTGGCCGGCGACAACGTCCTGGAGATCGTCGGCAGCCCCCACCGCATCACGCCGTCAAAGCTGGCCGAGGCCGCGCCCGCCTTCTCCGACCGCATCGCCCCCCTGCCCCATCCGCGTGTCGCGGTGATGATCGGCGGTCGGTCCAAGGCCTTTGACCTGCCGCCCGCCCATGCGGTGGCGCTGGCCGATCAGATCAAGACGGCGATAGAGACGGCGAACGGCTCTCTGCTGCTGACCTTCTCGCGCCGCACGCCCGAGGCGGCGAAAGCCGTCATGACCGAGCGCCTGTCGGCCCTGCCGGGCTGGATCTGGGACGGAACGGGCGACAACCCCCTGTTCGCCATGCTGGACGCCGCTGACCACGTCCTCGTCACCGAGGACAGCGCCAATATGGCTGCGGAGGCCGCCTCGACCGGCAAGCCGGTCCACGTCCTGCCCATGATCCCGCTCAAGCCCGCCGGCAAGTTCGCCCGGCTTCACGCCGACCTGATGACCCACGGCGCCGCGCGGCCCTTTGACGGATCGCTGCAGCCCTGGACCTACGCCCCGCTCAACGAGACCGAGCGCGCAGCCAGGGCGGTGCTGGAGGCCATGGCCGCGCGCGGCTAG
- a CDS encoding DUF6481 family protein — MRDLKQTGFNDRISAQQDAKKALLAKFKPKPTVQDPEFEKLAAKRAAEKEALRQQFELEKAEQRREKAEKEAARMAAEQEAQEEVDAAKRAARKERKQLTKEEQKAARDARYAARKARQR, encoded by the coding sequence ATGCGAGACCTCAAACAAACCGGCTTCAACGACCGTATCTCCGCTCAACAGGACGCCAAGAAGGCCCTGCTGGCCAAGTTCAAGCCCAAGCCGACCGTTCAGGATCCCGAGTTCGAGAAGCTGGCCGCGAAGCGGGCCGCCGAGAAGGAGGCTCTGCGTCAGCAGTTCGAGCTGGAAAAGGCTGAACAGCGCCGTGAGAAGGCCGAGAAGGAAGCCGCACGCATGGCGGCTGAACAGGAAGCCCAGGAAGAAGTCGACGCCGCCAAGCGCGCCGCCCGCAAGGAGCGCAAGCAGTTGACTAAGGAAGAACAGAAGGCCGCTCGCGACGCCCGCTACGCCGCCCGCAAGGCGCGTCAGCGCTAA
- the trxB gene encoding thioredoxin-disulfide reductase: MSTPRTVRLAVIGSGPAGWTAAIYAARASLNPVVIAGLQPGGQLTITTDVENYPGFAETIQGPWLMEQMQAQAVHVGTEVIHDIVTKADLSQRPFRLTLDSGTELLAETVIISTGAQAKWLGLESESKYQGFGVSACATCDGFFYRGKQVAVVGGGNTAVEEALFLTNFAEKVTVIHRKAEFRAEKILQDRLFAHPKIEVIWDVAVDEILGVVDGVARNVTGVRLKNVKTGDLSEIPADGVFIAIGHAPSSELFAGQLEINSGGYLRVKPGTASTAIEGVYAAGDVTDDVYRQAVTAAGMGCMAALEASRFLAEEDHKAAHNPISHAEAEKIGAW, from the coding sequence ATGAGCACGCCCCGTACTGTCCGCCTCGCCGTCATCGGTTCCGGTCCCGCCGGCTGGACCGCCGCCATCTATGCCGCCCGCGCCTCGCTGAACCCGGTGGTCATCGCCGGTCTGCAACCCGGCGGTCAGCTGACCATCACCACGGATGTCGAGAACTATCCCGGCTTCGCCGAGACCATCCAGGGTCCCTGGCTGATGGAGCAGATGCAGGCCCAGGCCGTGCACGTCGGGACCGAGGTCATCCATGACATCGTGACCAAGGCCGACCTGTCGCAGCGCCCCTTCCGCCTGACGCTGGACAGCGGCACGGAGCTTCTGGCCGAAACCGTCATCATCTCGACCGGCGCCCAGGCCAAGTGGCTGGGTCTGGAATCCGAGAGCAAGTATCAGGGCTTTGGCGTTTCCGCCTGCGCCACCTGCGACGGCTTCTTCTATCGCGGCAAGCAGGTCGCGGTCGTCGGCGGCGGCAACACGGCCGTCGAGGAAGCCCTGTTCCTGACCAACTTCGCCGAGAAGGTCACGGTCATCCACCGCAAGGCCGAGTTCCGCGCCGAGAAGATCCTGCAGGACCGCCTGTTCGCCCACCCCAAGATCGAGGTGATCTGGGACGTGGCCGTCGATGAAATCCTCGGCGTCGTCGACGGCGTGGCCCGCAACGTCACCGGCGTGCGCCTGAAGAACGTCAAGACCGGCGACCTGTCGGAAATCCCCGCCGACGGCGTCTTCATCGCCATCGGCCACGCCCCGTCTTCGGAGCTGTTCGCGGGTCAGCTGGAGATCAACTCCGGCGGCTATCTGCGGGTCAAGCCGGGCACGGCCTCGACCGCCATCGAAGGCGTCTACGCCGCCGGCGACGTGACCGACGACGTCTATCGCCAGGCCGTCACCGCCGCCGGCATGGGCTGCATGGCCGCACTGGAAGCCTCGCGCTTCCTCGCCGAGGAAGACCACAAGGCCGCCCACAACCCCATCAGCCACGCCGAAGCCGAGAAAATCGGGGCCTGGTAG
- a CDS encoding DNA starvation/stationary phase protection protein: protein MTASIDTGLKPKERGDVAQELSKVLADSFAVYQKTHGYHWNVRGPEFFSLHKLLEQQYNEIWAALDDIAERIRALGELAPQSASAFANLTSIKDGDPEKDANAMLKELIKDHGVLIATARAALDAADKVGDEASVDLMTQRLAAHEKAAWMLRSSLGDR from the coding sequence ATGACCGCTTCCATCGACACCGGCCTGAAACCCAAGGAGCGCGGCGATGTCGCGCAGGAACTGTCCAAGGTTCTGGCCGACAGCTTCGCCGTCTATCAGAAGACGCACGGCTATCACTGGAACGTTCGCGGGCCGGAATTCTTCAGCCTGCACAAGCTGCTGGAGCAGCAGTACAATGAAATCTGGGCCGCGCTGGACGACATCGCCGAGCGTATCCGCGCCCTGGGCGAACTGGCCCCGCAGAGCGCCTCGGCCTTCGCCAACCTGACCTCGATCAAGGACGGCGACCCGGAAAAGGACGCCAACGCCATGCTCAAGGAGCTGATCAAGGACCACGGCGTGCTGATCGCCACGGCCCGCGCCGCCCTCGACGCCGCCGACAAGGTCGGCGACGAGGCCTCGGTCGATCTGATGACCCAGCGTCTGGCCGCTCACGAAAAGGCCGCCTGGATGCTGCGGTCCAGCCTGGGCGACCGCTAG
- a CDS encoding cell wall hydrolase, with protein sequence MSFSSQTRALMHAAQSIRLRPRTAAAAFGGVVSLAVGGAYLGGVAAQASTVRAQAERLQGAGSQGYTQEAMAAAAGGLDASALAIADRHDPYSVAGAAQRDRQAELLTARLEESQNGLRRANLTSPAARPFNLGSSLDQSRDLDCLTKAAYYEARGEGVDGMKAVAQVVLNRARHAAFPNTVCAVVFQGSNRSSGCQFSFTCNGAMRGAVNRAAWNRARDVASKALSGQVYAPVGNATHFHTTGVSPSWRNSLVKVGQVGDHLFYRFGGRSGSSDAFRYTPRPSSGAETPRLIQASLKTTEASTGPVPYNQIASETAVAG encoded by the coding sequence TTGAGTTTCTCTTCGCAGACGCGTGCGCTGATGCACGCCGCCCAATCGATTCGCCTGCGCCCCAGGACGGCGGCTGCGGCGTTCGGCGGCGTGGTCAGCCTTGCTGTCGGTGGAGCCTATCTGGGCGGCGTGGCCGCCCAGGCTTCAACCGTTCGCGCCCAGGCTGAACGCCTGCAAGGCGCCGGCTCCCAGGGCTATACCCAGGAAGCCATGGCCGCTGCGGCGGGCGGCCTGGACGCCAGCGCCCTGGCCATCGCTGATCGCCATGACCCCTATTCCGTCGCTGGCGCCGCCCAGCGCGACCGTCAGGCGGAACTGCTGACCGCCCGCCTGGAAGAGAGCCAGAACGGCCTGCGTCGCGCCAACCTGACCAGCCCCGCCGCCCGCCCCTTCAATCTCGGCAGTTCGCTGGACCAGTCGCGCGATCTCGATTGCCTGACCAAGGCCGCCTATTACGAAGCGCGCGGCGAGGGTGTGGACGGCATGAAGGCCGTGGCCCAGGTGGTTCTGAACCGCGCCCGTCACGCCGCCTTCCCCAATACCGTCTGCGCCGTGGTCTTCCAGGGCTCGAACCGCAGCAGCGGCTGCCAGTTCAGCTTTACCTGCAACGGCGCCATGCGCGGCGCCGTCAACCGCGCCGCCTGGAACCGCGCGCGCGACGTGGCGTCCAAGGCCCTGTCAGGTCAGGTCTATGCCCCTGTCGGCAACGCCACCCATTTCCACACCACCGGGGTTTCGCCCAGCTGGCGCAACAGCCTGGTCAAGGTCGGCCAGGTCGGCGATCACCTCTTCTATCGCTTCGGCGGTCGTTCGGGCTCCAGCGACGCCTTCCGCTACACCCCGCGTCCCTCGAGCGGCGCCGAGACCCCGCGCCTGATTCAGGCCAGTCTCAAGACGACCGAGGCCTCGACCGGCCCTGTGCCCTACAACCAGATCGCGTCGGAAACCGCCGTCGCCGGATAA